The following proteins come from a genomic window of bacterium:
- a CDS encoding type II toxin-antitoxin system PemK/MazF family toxin: protein MCRGEIWFINLDPTVGAEIQKMRPAIIVNDDAIGILPLKVIVPLTDWKDRYTIAPWMVQIEPDAENGLEKTSAADAFQVRSVAQERFVRRLGKLSDTAMQAIIKALAVVLSIEVT, encoded by the coding sequence ATGTGTAGGGGTGAAATCTGGTTCATCAATTTGGATCCAACGGTTGGGGCTGAGATTCAGAAGATGCGCCCAGCAATCATTGTGAACGATGATGCTATCGGAATTCTACCCCTGAAGGTAATCGTTCCTCTTACCGATTGGAAAGATCGCTATACTATTGCACCGTGGATGGTTCAGATAGAGCCTGATGCAGAGAATGGGTTAGAGAAGACGTCTGCAGCGGATGCCTTTCAGGTGCGTTCGGTGGCACAGGAACGGTTTGTCCGGCGTTTGGGGAAGCTTTCTGATACAGCAATGCAAGCAATTATCAAAGCTCTGGCGGTTGTGTTGAGCATCGAGGTAACATAA
- a CDS encoding sigma-70 family RNA polymerase sigma factor: MTRPVKQIQSLPLIKPLPLSPRPSDLELVNQSQAGNPSAFSELVRRYETRIYSLAYNMMGSFEEAEDVLQETFLRVYKSLDGFRGEAGFSTWLYRIATNVCLGRLRKKEPQVSASLDELIATEEGEVPRQIEDWSKNPEEVFLSKEFKSVLSQTITDLPEGYREVLVLRDIEDLKTQEVARILHLSIPAVKSRLHRARLFLREKLSRYFSL, from the coding sequence ATGACCCGGCCCGTTAAGCAGATTCAATCTCTTCCCTTAATTAAACCTCTTCCCCTGTCGCCCCGGCCGTCAGACCTGGAATTGGTTAACCAAAGTCAGGCAGGGAATCCCTCTGCCTTTAGCGAGTTAGTCAGAAGATACGAAACCAGGATTTATTCTTTGGCCTACAATATGATGGGTTCTTTTGAGGAAGCAGAAGATGTGCTTCAGGAGACCTTTCTCAGGGTTTATAAATCCCTGGACGGCTTCAGGGGTGAAGCCGGCTTTTCCACCTGGCTTTATCGGATAGCTACCAATGTATGTCTTGGTCGGCTCAGGAAGAAAGAACCTCAAGTCTCGGCTTCCCTGGATGAACTTATCGCCACCGAAGAGGGGGAAGTGCCCAGGCAAATAGAGGACTGGTCAAAGAATCCCGAAGAGGTCTTTTTATCTAAAGAATTCAAATCTGTGCTGAGCCAGACCATTACTGATCTTCCGGAGGGCTATCGCGAAGTTCTGGTGCTGCGGGATATTGAAGACCTTAAGACTCAAGAGGTTGCCCGGATACTTCACCTATCTATTCCAGCCGTCAAATCAAGGCTCCATCGTGCCCGGCTATTCCTTAGAGAAAAATTGAGCCGCTACTTTAGCCTATGA
- a CDS encoding tetratricopeptide repeat protein — MDRRIFSIIFIIYFSSLTPYAYASIRGKVEEGNRLFEKGKYKEALTKYQEAQIDEPENPRLHFNTGDTLYKISRYEAASQEYTKAVNSSDPSIQAKTYYNLGNCAYKLGRLSEAITYYKKSLDIDPSDKDAKYNLQFVQQRLKEQPEQPKQGQDKAGQGEQTPRSKEDQKKSDGSDTRADAGKEGEKKEAEKKGKEADKRKEEKGEKEAEPFQEAKEAKMSKEDAERLLEAFKDKEREAQIKRRLMMKQRRGTTEEDW; from the coding sequence TGCCTCTATCAGGGGTAAGGTTGAGGAAGGCAACCGCCTCTTTGAAAAGGGTAAATATAAGGAAGCCCTGACCAAATACCAGGAGGCACAGATTGATGAGCCTGAAAACCCGAGACTACATTTTAACACCGGGGATACTTTATACAAAATCTCAAGATACGAAGCAGCCAGCCAGGAATACACTAAAGCAGTTAACTCTTCAGATCCTTCTATTCAGGCCAAGACTTATTATAACCTGGGCAACTGCGCTTATAAACTGGGAAGACTTTCTGAAGCGATCACTTATTACAAGAAGTCGTTGGATATTGATCCCTCTGATAAAGATGCCAAATATAATCTGCAATTCGTTCAACAAAGATTAAAAGAACAGCCGGAACAGCCAAAGCAAGGCCAGGACAAAGCAGGCCAGGGGGAGCAGACGCCGAGAAGTAAGGAAGATCAGAAAAAAAGTGATGGCTCTGACACCAGGGCGGATGCAGGGAAAGAAGGCGAGAAAAAAGAGGCAGAGAAGAAAGGGAAAGAGGCAGACAAGAGAAAGGAAGAAAAAGGAGAAAAAGAGGCAGAGCCCTTCCAGGAAGCTAAAGAAGCTAAGATGTCCAAGGAAGATGCTGAACGACTGCTGGAGGCCTTTAAAGATAAAGAAAGGGAGGCTCAGATTAAGCGAAGACTGATGATGAAACAACGCCGTGGTACAACTGAGGAGGATTGGTAA